The following proteins are co-located in the Myxococcus fulvus genome:
- a CDS encoding DUF3332 domain-containing protein, with protein MKRPSPWLAVLCAGFISMHATGCFGSFKLTQKIWQFNKNISGEKFVQWLMFLVLVIVPVYQLGTLIDALIINSIEFWSGNNPVGSVDGEDDGTRVVRLSPTDVLRMSRDAESGVMKLELEREGQEPVIRYFEPLENGMAVRDDAGALLVRAEGAADGAVAVTDAAGKTLTVHGGEALALARRIYEEGGASALARHTVDQARVSQGLALNTCAAH; from the coding sequence ATGAAGCGTCCGTCTCCCTGGCTCGCCGTGCTGTGCGCCGGTTTCATCTCGATGCACGCGACCGGGTGCTTCGGCAGTTTCAAGCTCACGCAGAAGATCTGGCAGTTCAACAAGAACATCTCGGGCGAGAAGTTCGTGCAGTGGCTGATGTTCCTCGTGCTCGTCATCGTGCCCGTGTACCAGCTGGGCACGCTCATCGACGCGCTCATCATCAACAGCATCGAGTTCTGGAGCGGCAACAACCCCGTGGGCAGCGTGGACGGAGAGGACGACGGCACCCGCGTGGTGCGCCTGAGCCCCACGGACGTGCTGCGCATGTCGCGCGACGCGGAGAGCGGCGTGATGAAGCTGGAGCTGGAGCGCGAGGGCCAGGAGCCCGTCATCCGCTACTTCGAGCCGCTGGAGAACGGCATGGCGGTGCGCGACGACGCGGGCGCGCTGCTGGTCCGCGCCGAGGGCGCCGCGGACGGCGCGGTGGCGGTGACGGACGCGGCGGGCAAGACGCTGACGGTGCACGGCGGCGAGGCACTGGCGCTCGCGCGGCGCATCTACGAGGAGGGCGGCGCCTCGGCGCTCGCCCGTCACACCGTGGACCAGGCCCGCGTGTCCCAGGGGCTCGCGCTCAACACCTGCGCGGCGCACTGA
- a CDS encoding M15 family metallopeptidase, with protein MPSPRLSSRAFVAWLLSQPVQAAEPVDAGTRTQPREADAPPAALACLARWYPVVTPVRLDSGWGFSLPDGRSFPFDDGQTKSFARKLEAPDLEDTLSIPYRTGPITPVTREDEDPGRIRFEPLFEATYGAARAQVDVIPIDFLGQRLKVNRQVAPAFERVGARLASLVAKDASLKPYLQGVGGTFVWRNIANTNRRSAHSYGVSIDLNVARSHYWEWQKPRSPVRWRNSIPQALVDAFEAEGFIWGGRWYHYDTMHFEYRPELLDAACAPAR; from the coding sequence ATGCCTTCCCCACGTCTGTCATCGCGAGCCTTCGTCGCGTGGCTCCTGTCCCAGCCGGTGCAGGCCGCCGAGCCCGTCGACGCCGGGACGCGCACCCAGCCCCGTGAGGCCGATGCGCCACCCGCCGCGCTCGCGTGTCTGGCCCGGTGGTATCCGGTGGTGACACCCGTGCGGCTCGACTCCGGCTGGGGCTTCTCCTTGCCGGACGGACGCTCCTTCCCGTTCGACGACGGACAGACGAAGTCGTTCGCCCGCAAGCTGGAGGCCCCGGACCTGGAGGACACGCTGTCCATTCCCTATCGCACCGGGCCCATCACGCCCGTGACACGCGAGGACGAGGACCCCGGGCGCATCCGCTTCGAGCCGCTGTTCGAGGCCACCTACGGCGCTGCCCGTGCGCAGGTGGACGTCATCCCCATCGACTTCCTGGGCCAGCGCTTGAAGGTGAACCGCCAGGTGGCGCCCGCCTTCGAGCGCGTCGGCGCCCGGCTGGCGTCACTCGTGGCGAAGGACGCCTCGCTCAAGCCCTATCTCCAGGGCGTGGGCGGCACCTTCGTCTGGCGCAACATCGCCAACACGAACCGACGCAGCGCCCACTCGTACGGCGTCTCCATCGACCTCAACGTCGCGCGCTCGCACTACTGGGAATGGCAGAAGCCCCGGTCGCCCGTGCGCTGGCGCAATTCCATCCCCCAGGCACTGGTGGACGCCTTCGAGGCGGAGGGCTTCATCTGGGGAGGCCGCTGGTACCACTACGACACGATGCACTTCGAGTACCGGCCGGAGCTGCTCGACGCCGCGTGTGCTCCGGCCCGGTGA
- a CDS encoding sigma 54-interacting transcriptional regulator, translating into MPPLPPAPIPSHTVINARGQGERLSAQQFHLVLLDTERAGTVFPLANEALRVGKAADNDVVIDHPTVSRNHLVVRRQGDRFLVQDLGSTNGTFLDGAQVREAYLRPGALLEVGDVRLRFSPQLAPVQVEPTLEDRLGDLVGRSLPMRQIFALLQRIAPTDSTLLLVGETGSGKGAAAKAIHKLSPRAPGPLVVFDCASVSDSLIESELFGHEKGAFTGAVSQRIGCLERANGGTLFLDEIDDLALDLQPKLLRAIEDREFRRLGASTPISFDARIVVASKKDLWAETQAGRFREDLYFRLSVFTVSLPPLRDRKEDIPLLVDAFAGEGLWLRLPEKIREQFNGHTWPGNVRELRNALERARHMVDIPELAGDALLREFTREPPAPAGDFLPAEFTGPFKVCKDELIRAFEREYLTRLLGRAKGNIARAAREAELDRKHLYSLLHKYGLVQSEGD; encoded by the coding sequence ATGCCCCCTCTGCCCCCAGCCCCCATCCCCTCGCACACCGTCATCAACGCGCGAGGCCAGGGTGAGCGACTCTCCGCGCAGCAATTCCACCTCGTCCTCCTCGACACCGAGCGCGCCGGCACCGTCTTCCCGCTCGCCAACGAAGCGCTGCGCGTCGGCAAGGCGGCCGACAACGACGTCGTCATCGACCACCCCACGGTGAGCCGCAACCACCTGGTGGTGCGCCGCCAGGGGGACCGCTTCCTCGTCCAGGACCTGGGCTCCACCAACGGCACCTTCCTGGACGGCGCCCAGGTGCGCGAGGCGTACCTGCGGCCCGGCGCGCTGCTCGAGGTGGGCGATGTCCGCCTGCGCTTCAGCCCCCAGCTGGCCCCCGTGCAGGTGGAGCCCACGCTGGAGGACCGGCTGGGTGATTTGGTGGGCCGCAGCCTGCCGATGCGGCAGATCTTCGCCCTGCTCCAGCGCATCGCGCCCACGGACTCGACGCTGCTGCTGGTGGGAGAGACGGGCTCCGGCAAGGGCGCCGCCGCCAAGGCCATCCACAAGTTGAGCCCTCGCGCGCCCGGGCCGCTCGTCGTCTTCGACTGCGCCAGCGTCTCCGACTCCCTCATCGAGAGCGAGCTGTTCGGCCACGAGAAGGGCGCGTTCACCGGCGCCGTCAGCCAGCGCATCGGCTGTCTGGAGCGCGCCAACGGCGGCACGCTGTTCCTCGACGAAATCGACGACCTGGCGCTGGACCTCCAGCCCAAGCTCTTGCGAGCGATTGAAGACCGCGAGTTCCGCCGGCTCGGCGCCTCCACGCCCATCTCGTTCGACGCGCGCATCGTCGTCGCGAGCAAGAAGGACCTCTGGGCCGAGACGCAGGCGGGCCGCTTCCGCGAGGACCTCTACTTCCGCCTCTCCGTGTTCACCGTCAGCCTGCCGCCCCTGCGAGACCGCAAGGAGGACATCCCGCTGCTGGTGGACGCCTTCGCGGGCGAGGGCCTGTGGCTGCGGCTGCCGGAGAAGATTCGCGAGCAGTTCAACGGGCACACCTGGCCGGGCAACGTGCGCGAGCTGCGCAACGCGCTCGAGCGCGCGCGGCACATGGTGGACATCCCGGAGCTGGCCGGGGACGCGCTCCTGCGCGAGTTCACCCGCGAGCCCCCCGCCCCCGCCGGCGACTTCCTGCCCGCCGAGTTCACCGGCCCGTTCAAGGTGTGCAAGGACGAGTTGATCCGCGCCTTCGAGCGCGAGTACCTCACGCGCCTGTTGGGCCGCGCCAAGGGCAACATCGCCCGCGCCGCGCGCGAGGCGGAGCTGGACCGCAAGCACCTCTACTCGCTGCTGCACAAGTACGGGCTGGTGCAGAGCGAGGGCGACTGA
- a CDS encoding amidohydrolase family protein encodes MRSSSLLLLLASACATVPRAPTPTTPAEAPPGPTRVWKQTRAVVVRHATVLPASGPAIEDGAVAWVDGKLTAVGRNAEVTSPPGAEEVDGTGLYVTPGIIDAHSHLGVYASPDSFSNSDGNEATAPVTAEVSAEHSFWPQDPGLRRAAAGGVTSLLVLPGSANLIGGRGFPVKLHFGRSAAEVRFPGAKDALKMACGENPRRVYGAGRNMAPATRMANVAGYRQAFAQARDYMAKRDEWTKKKEKSPDEAGPEPMRDLKLETLAEVLRGNILVQNHCYRADEMEVMLQVAQEAGYTIRAFHHALEAYKVRDSLAAKGVAVATWADWWGFKLEAWDGIPENAGLVSQAGGKAVIHSDSAYGIQRLNQEAGKAMWRARESGIPIPEDEALRWVTLNAAWVMGVEGVTGSLEPGKMADVVLWKGHPLSVYARAWRVWADGVVTFDAGSGAVEASDFEVGEMAQGSAKLVAASAPVPSLSDLGLTERCDVTKTRECAQPLALGTEACTVFQGVTAFTGTAWVKGATVVVDGGKVSSVRQQGEGGVVPSGCRAVDGKGRVLTPGLVDPLTQLGLVEVGAEVSTQDDGLRGEADKRDVRAALVSAEDVNPVSAAFAVARLGGVTSALTVQQGGLISGQSALVSTDGAVRRTPLAMHIRLGIGGRDAVSGSRALVLERLREVLSDAREYGRRKGDFEQRRMRDVGASRLDLEALQPVLAGKLPVVMVAQKASDIRAALTLAREYNLKLVIAGASEAWLVAKELADAKVPVILQPTQNLPLDFDRLNSRLDASALLGAAGVKVLFSVLGEPGMVRTLAQEAGNAVAWGLPHTEALKAMTSNVADALELPVGRLAPGATADVVLWNGDPLESATRPVGMWLAGRQVPLVSRQQALFEKHRALPAK; translated from the coding sequence ATGCGCTCCTCCTCCCTGCTCCTGCTGCTGGCCTCCGCCTGCGCCACCGTGCCGCGGGCTCCCACCCCCACCACCCCCGCCGAGGCGCCCCCTGGGCCCACGCGTGTCTGGAAGCAGACGCGCGCGGTGGTGGTGCGCCACGCCACGGTGCTGCCCGCCTCCGGCCCGGCCATCGAGGACGGCGCGGTGGCCTGGGTGGACGGAAAGCTGACGGCGGTGGGGCGCAACGCGGAGGTCACGAGCCCCCCGGGCGCCGAGGAGGTGGACGGCACCGGCCTCTACGTCACCCCGGGCATCATCGACGCCCACAGCCACCTGGGCGTCTACGCGTCGCCCGACTCCTTCTCCAACTCCGACGGCAACGAGGCCACCGCGCCGGTGACGGCGGAGGTCTCCGCGGAGCACTCGTTCTGGCCGCAGGACCCCGGGCTTCGCCGCGCCGCGGCGGGCGGTGTCACGTCCCTGCTGGTGCTGCCGGGCAGCGCCAACCTGATTGGCGGCCGGGGCTTCCCGGTGAAGCTGCACTTCGGTCGCTCGGCGGCGGAGGTGCGCTTCCCGGGGGCGAAGGACGCGCTGAAGATGGCGTGCGGCGAGAACCCCCGGCGCGTCTACGGCGCGGGACGCAACATGGCGCCCGCCACCCGCATGGCCAACGTGGCCGGCTACCGACAGGCCTTCGCCCAGGCCCGCGACTACATGGCCAAGCGGGACGAGTGGACGAAGAAGAAGGAGAAGAGCCCGGACGAGGCGGGGCCGGAGCCGATGCGCGATTTGAAGCTGGAGACGCTCGCGGAGGTGCTGCGCGGCAACATCCTGGTGCAGAACCACTGCTACCGCGCGGACGAGATGGAGGTGATGCTCCAGGTGGCCCAGGAGGCGGGCTACACCATCCGCGCGTTCCACCACGCGCTGGAGGCCTACAAGGTCCGCGACAGCCTGGCCGCCAAGGGCGTGGCGGTGGCGACGTGGGCGGACTGGTGGGGCTTCAAGCTGGAGGCGTGGGACGGCATCCCGGAGAACGCGGGCCTGGTGTCGCAGGCGGGCGGCAAGGCCGTCATCCACTCGGACTCCGCCTATGGCATCCAGCGGCTGAACCAGGAGGCCGGCAAGGCGATGTGGCGCGCGCGCGAGTCGGGCATCCCGATTCCGGAGGACGAGGCGCTGCGCTGGGTGACGCTGAACGCCGCGTGGGTGATGGGCGTGGAGGGCGTCACCGGCTCGCTGGAGCCGGGGAAGATGGCGGACGTGGTGCTGTGGAAGGGCCACCCGCTGAGCGTCTACGCGCGGGCCTGGCGGGTGTGGGCGGACGGCGTGGTGACGTTCGACGCGGGCTCGGGCGCGGTGGAGGCGAGCGACTTCGAGGTGGGCGAGATGGCGCAAGGCTCGGCGAAGCTGGTGGCCGCGTCCGCGCCGGTGCCGTCGCTGTCGGACCTGGGCCTCACCGAGCGCTGTGACGTGACGAAGACGCGAGAGTGCGCGCAGCCCCTGGCGCTGGGCACCGAGGCCTGCACCGTGTTCCAGGGCGTGACGGCCTTCACGGGCACCGCCTGGGTGAAGGGCGCCACGGTGGTGGTGGACGGCGGCAAGGTGTCGAGCGTGCGCCAGCAGGGTGAGGGCGGCGTGGTGCCTTCGGGTTGCCGCGCGGTGGACGGCAAGGGCCGCGTGCTGACGCCGGGGCTGGTGGACCCGCTCACGCAGCTCGGCCTGGTGGAGGTGGGCGCGGAGGTGTCGACGCAGGACGACGGGCTGCGCGGCGAGGCGGACAAGCGCGACGTGCGCGCGGCGCTGGTGTCCGCGGAGGACGTCAACCCGGTGTCCGCCGCGTTCGCGGTGGCGCGGCTGGGCGGCGTCACCAGCGCGCTGACGGTGCAGCAGGGCGGGCTCATCTCGGGACAGAGCGCGCTGGTGTCGACGGACGGCGCGGTCCGGCGCACGCCTTTGGCGATGCACATCCGCCTGGGCATCGGCGGGCGGGACGCGGTGTCGGGCTCGCGGGCGCTGGTGCTGGAGCGGCTGCGCGAGGTGCTGTCGGATGCGCGCGAGTATGGCCGGCGCAAGGGTGACTTCGAGCAGCGGCGCATGCGCGACGTGGGCGCGAGCCGGTTGGATTTGGAGGCGCTGCAGCCGGTGCTCGCGGGCAAGCTGCCGGTGGTGATGGTGGCGCAGAAGGCGTCGGACATCCGGGCCGCGCTGACGCTCGCGCGCGAGTACAACCTGAAGCTCGTCATCGCGGGGGCCAGCGAGGCGTGGCTCGTGGCGAAGGAGCTGGCGGACGCGAAGGTGCCGGTGATTCTGCAGCCCACGCAGAACCTGCCCCTGGACTTCGACCGGCTCAACAGCCGGCTGGACGCGTCGGCGCTGCTGGGCGCCGCGGGCGTGAAGGTGCTGTTCTCCGTGCTGGGCGAGCCCGGCATGGTGCGCACGCTGGCGCAGGAGGCGGGCAACGCGGTGGCGTGGGGCCTGCCGCACACCGAGGCGCTCAAGGCGATGACGTCGAACGTCGCGGACGCGCTCGAGCTGCCGGTGGGGCGGCTGGCCCCGGGCGCGACGGCGGACGTGGTGCTGTGGAACGGAGACCCGCTGGAGTCGGCCACGCGGCCCGTCGGCATGTGGCTGGCCGGACGACAGGTGCCGCTGGTCAGCCGTCAGCAGGCGCTCTTCGAGAAGCACCGCGCGCTGCCCGCGAAGTAG
- a CDS encoding class I SAM-dependent methyltransferase: MGGNDARGRTPLSLVGQEPDLLFYTRQAAEHGAPVLVLGAANGRVVWALAEHGYTAVGVDPSEVMIRSAEERRASEPAEVSNRARFLVADPRALRMPDRFPLVLAPQHALGLMPGNDDLEAFLTTVRHHLTPDGTFVYDVLNTPREPVLPRDDEEPNAGLEPRRPLFALHLRERKQPGVPSPIRRLKLRHFSPQELDAALASAGFIPRERYGRFDGKPFDLEDSRHIGVAGP, translated from the coding sequence ATGGGTGGGAACGACGCGCGAGGTCGCACACCGCTGTCCTTGGTGGGCCAGGAGCCGGACCTCCTCTTCTACACACGGCAGGCGGCCGAGCACGGGGCGCCAGTGTTGGTCCTGGGCGCCGCCAACGGCCGGGTGGTCTGGGCCCTGGCCGAGCACGGCTACACCGCGGTGGGCGTGGACCCCTCCGAGGTGATGATCCGCTCCGCCGAGGAGCGCCGCGCCTCGGAGCCCGCGGAGGTCTCCAACCGCGCCCGCTTCCTCGTCGCGGACCCCAGGGCGCTGCGGATGCCAGACCGCTTCCCGCTGGTGCTCGCCCCGCAGCACGCGCTGGGGTTGATGCCGGGCAATGATGACCTGGAGGCGTTCCTCACGACGGTGCGCCACCACCTCACGCCCGACGGCACCTTCGTCTACGACGTGCTCAACACGCCGCGCGAGCCGGTGCTCCCGCGCGATGACGAAGAGCCCAACGCGGGCCTGGAGCCGCGCCGTCCGCTGTTCGCCCTGCACCTGCGCGAGCGCAAGCAGCCGGGCGTGCCCAGCCCCATCCGCCGGCTCAAGCTGCGGCACTTCTCGCCCCAGGAGCTGGACGCGGCCCTTGCCTCCGCGGGCTTCATCCCGCGCGAGCGCTATGGGCGCTTCGACGGCAAGCCCTTCGACCTGGAGGACTCGCGCCACATCGGCGTCGCGGGGCCGTGA
- a CDS encoding response regulator transcription factor yields MSDTTRRILVVEDDLSILTGLSMNLRFEGYEVLQAQDGRTGLQRALDDNPDLMVLDLMLPELNGFELLKELRQRGRDTPVVVLSAKGMETDKILGLNLGADDYVVKPFGLQELLARIKAVLRRRYPTPGGAPPVTFGDVSVDMNARTVARRGAAVELTAQEFKLLAHFLAHPERTFTREELLSGAWGYHYEGSARTVDNFMRQLRLKFEPNPEEPRHFVTVRGLGYRFEK; encoded by the coding sequence ATGAGCGACACGACGCGGCGCATCCTGGTGGTGGAGGATGACTTGTCCATCCTCACCGGCCTCTCCATGAACCTGCGCTTCGAGGGCTACGAGGTGCTCCAGGCCCAGGACGGCCGCACCGGCCTGCAGCGCGCGCTGGACGACAACCCGGACCTGATGGTGTTGGATTTGATGCTCCCGGAGCTCAACGGCTTCGAGCTGCTCAAGGAGCTGCGCCAGCGCGGCCGGGACACGCCCGTCGTCGTCCTCTCCGCCAAGGGCATGGAGACCGACAAGATCCTGGGCCTCAACCTGGGCGCGGACGACTACGTGGTGAAGCCCTTCGGCCTCCAGGAGCTGCTGGCGCGCATCAAGGCCGTGCTGCGCCGACGCTACCCGACGCCAGGGGGCGCGCCGCCGGTGACGTTCGGCGACGTCAGCGTGGACATGAACGCGCGCACCGTGGCCCGGCGCGGCGCGGCCGTGGAGCTCACGGCGCAGGAGTTCAAGCTGCTGGCGCACTTCCTGGCGCACCCGGAGCGCACCTTCACCCGCGAGGAGCTCCTGTCCGGCGCGTGGGGCTACCACTACGAGGGCAGCGCGCGCACGGTGGACAACTTCATGCGCCAGCTGCGCCTGAAGTTCGAGCCGAACCCCGAGGAGCCCCGCCACTTCGTCACCGTCCGGGGCCTGGGCTACCGCTTCGAGAAGTAG